DNA from Leptospira koniambonensis:
GACTGAAGAAGGGAATAAAAGAAACAAAGGGGTCAAATTTTGACCCCTCCGGAAATTTCCAAAACGACTCCGTCTACCAGATCGTTTTGAGCGATGAATACCGCTGTGTTTGCGATTTCATCCGGTCTACCCAATCTACCAATCGGGATAAGAGCTTCCCATTTTTTGAGAGCTTCCGGGTTCATGTCTTTCATTACCATTTCAGTAGCGATGAATCCAGGTGCGATACCTGCGACTCTGATACCGTAACGGCTGAGTTCCTTCGCCCATAACTTTGTCATTGCGGCGACACCCGCTTTTGCTGCGGAATAATTGGTTTGGCCTGGGTTACCATGCATAGAAACGGACGCGATAGGGATGATCACTCCTTTGGTACCGTTATTTACCATTTGAACCGCTGCTTCTCTACCTGTTAAGAATACTCCAGTCAGGTTTACATCGATTACTGCCTGCCATTCTGCCAAAGACATTTTAGATGCAACCTTTCCAGTTTGTTTATCCGCTTTTATTAAGAGACCATCTCTTAATATCCCAGCATTCAAAACTGCAATGTCCACGGAACCGAAAGCGGAAACCGCTTTTTCCATGAGTTCAACGGCATCTTTTTCCTTAGAAACATCTGTCGGAACTGCGATTACCTTAGCGCCAAGCGCTTCGATCTCTTTTTTGGCTCCTGCAAGTTTTTCCTCGGAGATATCCGATAGAACGATATTGGCTCCCAATTTTGCAAAATGAAGGGCCATCTCTTTGCCTAAGCCTCCGGCGGAACCGGTGACTACGGCAGTCTTATTTGTGATTTCCAACTTGGTTGATTTCCTTACTTCTAATGGTTACATAATTGTCAGTGAAAGGGATTTCTACCCTGGCTACAGTTTCTGCAGGGCTCGTTTGGATCCTGAACAGGTTCGGATCGATATTCTCACTTTTTAGAAGGATCATGATAAGAGCGATACCTAGACCGGCTCCCTCAGTATTATCCATATTATCCATATAGAACTCGGCGATATCATTATACTCCATCGCCTTTCTCATCTTCTCCCTCATACGAGATTCTTCGATCTCGATTACAGGAGTATTATTAACTACTTCGACCACCAAACCTTCTGCTGCATAGGTTACCGAAATTTTGACAAAAACGCCTCTGGCAAGACAACGTTTACCGTATTCGTCAGCCATTTTTTCGGAGAAGTTCTGTTTGAATTGGGCCAGACCCTGGTCGTAATGTTCATGATTTCGGATATCCAAACCAAGATCTTCGAAGAAAACCCTTTTTTGGTTGGCCTTCACTCCGTTGATCGCCATTTCTTTGGTGATCGTATACAACATCTCTATGTATCTTGTTTGGCCTAATTTTTCCAGAACTTCTGTTAGAATACGCAAAACGTATTTTTCCAATTTGGAATTCATTCTGGAAGACTGAACTGAGATGCGGGAGCGGCTGAGGATGTAGTCTGAGAGCTGGGCGTCTAAATCTTTGAAACTTTTTGCCATGCTCGTTCAGTCCTCTGTGGGAGTAAAATCGATACCCAGTGTTTCCCCCAGGACGATTCATGCAATCAAAAATCAGCGGTTCCCAGATCTCAAAAAGGATACAAACTCCAAGGGTTGGCCGCGTCCGATCCGGGGGATCGGACCAAGCTCTCGCCTCCGGTCAAAAAATCGCATTCACGATTTTTTGACCCCGACTCGATCTTTCGCGGATGGTAAATCAATGTCTCTTTGTGCTTCCGTGAAATTTGTGCGAGACTTTATAATTTTTGTGTCTCACGCAGAGGCGCAAAGACGCGAAGATATAGATTGTTATCTCTGTGTGTTCAGTGAACTCTGTGCGATAATTTTGAGTTTTTAGGTTCACATGGAGTTCACGGAGGATAGTATTCTGGATTAAAGTATAATACCTGCTCCAACCTTGCCTATGTATTCTTGCAGGCTCCAAGCCTAACAGTGTGCGTAAGGATATTACACTATTTGTCTTACTGCTTTACATAATATTAATACTGCGACAGCGATGCGCAGGGGAAGTCGCTGGAAGCGACCGGAGCGACGCGTAGCCCGTAGCAGCGCGGTCCGAGCGAGAGCGAGCGAGTCGCCCCCAAATCTTTTAATAACTTCTTTTTCCGATTTTCACTTTTTTAAAATACTATACAAAAAAATAGTTTACAAAAGTATATAATCATACGAATAGTATGCTGTAGCTAAGAGGAAAAACCATGCTTCAGACAATTAGTATTCGAGATTTTGCATTGATTGAATCAGCCCAAATCGACTTAAGAGCGGGCTTGACTGCGATTACGGGAGAGACCGGTTCTGGAAAATCTCTCTTACTAGATGCTCTTTCTTCCTTACTCGGGGGAAAGAGTAGTACTATGGATATCCGAACAGGCTCGGACAAGTATTGTCTTGAAGCTGAATTCGATATTTCCCAAAATCCAGGCGCCATAACTTGGATGAGGGAACATGGATTTCCTCTAAGCGGTTCAGCTATAGTGATCAGAAAAGAATTCACTCGAGACGGAAAAACGAAAATTCAAATCAACCATTCACTTTCTTCTGCTCAGGTGCTTCGCGGTTTAGGAGAGATCCTATCCGAAGTACATAACCAAAATGATCAAATTCTACTTTTGGATAAAGCTCAGCAATTGGACATCTTGGATGGTTTTGCAGGTTTGCATACACTCCGAGGAGAAGTGAAAGAAGGATTTTTAACCTATAAAAGTCTCAAGAAGAGACTAGAGGAATTAGAATTATCTCATGCAGACAGAAACCGTAAAAAAGAGATACTTCAATACCAGATAGAAGAGATCCATACTGCTAATTTTAAATTGGGAGAAGAGGAGGAACTCAGTAAAGAAGAGAACCTACTCGTTCACGGAGAAAAACTCGCAGAGAACCTGGATATAATCACTAGTTACTTACATGAAAGTGAATCTTCTGTTTTAGGTATTTTTCCTAAGGTGCTTGCTGCGTCCGATAAGATTAAAGTTTTGAACGAATCATTAAACGAAATGGATTCCGCACTTAAGGAAGCATATGTTACGATTCGTGAGATAAATACCACTGCCCAAGACCAAAAGGAAGAGGTATTTTTCTCTCCCGAAAGGTTATCTCATGTTCAATCTAGGCTAGACCTGATCCAAAAGCTTAAGAAGAAATACGGAAATTCAATTTCTGAAATTTTAGAAACAAAGAAAAAAGCAGAAGATGAACTTTCTGCCTTAGAACAGAACTTAGATTCTAAAACTTCTCTGGAAAAAGAAAAGAAAAGGGCAGCAGATAAATTGACCCAAGCTTGTTTGCAGCTTTCCAAATCTAGACGTGAAGTATTAAACAAATTCGAATCCAAACTCAAATCAGAATTAGAAGTTCTGGGAATGAAGGGTGCCGGACTACAGGTAGTACTTCGTTGGGAAACAAGCCCAGAGGGAGAAGTAGAAGCCCAAGGAAAATCTTATTTGGTAAACGAATTCGGATTGGATCAGGCGGAATTCTATTTCAGCCCAAACCCTGGAGAAAAACCAAGACCTCTTCGTAAAATTGCTTCTGGTGGAGAGATTTCCAGAGTAATGTTGGCCATCAAAAGTGTGCTTGGTTCCAATTTTGATGGAAAAGTTTTAGTTTTTGATGAGATTGACTCTGGTCTGGGTGGAGAGATTGCTTCTGACGTAGCAAAAAAACTCAGAACCCTTTCTAAAACTCACCAAATCATATTGGTTACACATTTACAGCAGATTGCAGCTGCTGCAGATCATCATCTTCTAGTAAGTAAACGACTCCAAGAGGGAAGAACCGTCTCTGAAACGGAATTCTTAGGAATGGAGGAGAGAACCATGGAACTTGCGAGAATGATCGCGGGTCAAAATATCTCCAAAGGCGCTCTACATCACGCAAAGGAATTGCTCAAAAAGAAGGCGGTATAATTCGTCTTCTCAATTTCGCTTTTTACCGGGGCAGAATCTGCTTTCGGTAAAAAGGAAAACTTCCTTTTAAAAATCGTTTGGCAGGGACAGCCGAGTTGGAAACCCTACTCCTTGGAGAACCTCAAGCCGATATGATTCTTGCAAAAACAGATTCTTTGGTTTCCATTATTCCACCGGAAACCGTACCTATTCTGATCCTTCTAGTTTCTATAGTAGGATTTACAATCATCATCGAAAGGCTGATCTTCTTCTCTCGTTGGAAATCCATTACTCCGGACGATTGGAGAAGGGTAAAAGATCTACTCAGAGATAAAAACTATGACTCTGCTTCCGACTTGATGAGAAGCCTGAGCCAAGGCCCGGTCTCTCAGGTTTTACAAGCTGGTATTACCCAGTTTAAGAAAAATGCATCTTCTGTAGATGATGAGATTATAACCCAAGGATTAAACCAGATCCAAAGAATGGAAAAATTCCTTTCTCCGTTAGCAACAATCGCTACCATCTCTCCACTTTTGGGAGTATTGGGAACTGTTCTCGGGATCATTCGTTCCTTCGCAGAAGGTTCCGGAACAAGAGGAGCAGAAGTAGGGATCAGTGAGGCATTGATCACTACAGCTATGGGGCTTGCGGTTGCGATCCCTGCATATATTTTCCATAACTTCTTCCAAAAGAAAAAGGAAGATGCGATTTCCGAGATGGAAAGTCTTTCTGAGCAGGCTCTTAGGTTTTTAAAATAAGATGAAATTTAGAAAGTGGAGTCGGGGAGAAAGCGGAAGTTTTAGGGCAGGTCAAATTGAACTTGCGCCTATGATCGACGTTATCTGCTTCATCGTAATTTATTTTTTGATGAATGCGACTTTGGAAAAATCCACTGTCGTAAAAATAGAACTCCCTAGATCTTCTAGTACCGCTCAGGAAAAGAAAAAGGACGAATTGGTTATCACTGTCAATAAAGACGGAAAAATTTTCCTAGATAAAGACACTGAACCTGTTCCTTTGGAAAAACTGACTGAAAAAATAAAATTGTTCAATGGCCAAAACCAAGGCGACGACAAAGATAAAAAAGAACAGAGTAAAAATCGGGTGATTATCAGAGGGGATGGTGGAGCAAATTATCAAACCATCGTTAAGGTAATCGATAAAGTGAACGAAGCCGGAGTAACAAGATTTAATCTTGCGATGGTTCGTCAACCGGGAGGTCAGTGATCCGCTCAGGTGGATCTAAAGACTTATTTCGAGAAGGGAAGAACCTTCTCGATTTTAAATAAAGCCTTAAGGCGATTTCAAAAGACTCTTGAAACGAAAAGTATCTATATATAAATCCTTTGCCGTTATTTTTGTAAGCGGATTCTTTTTTTACTCCGGCGAGATCTCTCAACTTTTCTCCAAGAAAAGCGATTATTTCGGAAAGATCGTAAAAGAAATAAAATTTAACGGAAACAAGAACACATCCGACTCGGATATCAGTGGTCTTTTGGAACTCCGAACAGGTAAACTTCTTACCAAAGGGATCATTGACCGAGACTTAAAGGCATTATTTGCTTCTGGATTCTTCTACTTTATAGATATTAAAGCGGAAGAAATGGAGGGTGGTGTTCGGGTCATTTTCGAACTCAGAGAAAGACCGAGAGTCAAGGACATAGAATTTATTGGGGCAGACGAGGTTTTTCCTGCTGATCTCCGAGACAAAATGCCTTTAAAGGACAATGAGGTAATCACTCCTCAAAAAGTTACCAAGTCCAGAGATATTATATTACAAAAATATAAAGACGAAGGATTCTTCCTTGCTTATGTAAAAGTAGAGCTTGGAAAACCTGATCCAAAAACTAACTTAGTAAAAGTCCGCTTCATCATCGACGAGGGAGAAGAAATCCCAGTCGCAAAGATCAATATTTACGGCAACGAAACCATCGAAACTTCTGAGATCTTAGGTCTTATGGAGTTAAAAGAAGAAGGTTTATTCGAAGGTGGTAACTTCAAAGAAAGTTCCTTCGAAAAAGATAAAGAAGTTATCCAAGCTTATTTGAGAAGTAAAGGATACTTGGATTCAGAATTGATCCGAGAAGGTACAAACTGGGAGATCCATTGGGAAAACCCCGAAAAGAAAAATAGAAGGGTAATCATAGTCAATATCAAACTCTACGAAGGGCAGGTGTATTATTTTAACGGATATACCGTTGCTCATGATATGACTACTGACGGTGACGGCAGACCCATCTTCTTGAACAAAGAGAATAACCCGCCTGAAACTCCGAAAGATAAACTAAAACCTTTATTCACGGTCCCAGAGATCGAAAAATCCCTGGATTATAGTTCCAAAGACGCGGGCGAAATTTTCGACGAGACTGTATTCTCCAGAGATAGAGCTACTGTAAACGAACTCTATGGATCCAAAGGCCATATTTTTGCTCAGGTAATTCCAAGAAGAAAGATCGTTTCTTTAGATTCAGAAAGTTTAGAATATTATGAAAATTGCGCCTCCAGAAGAACTGAGGTGGAAAAAAAGTCCTGCGAAGAAGAATATAAACAATTAAATATTCGTAAATTAAGGGAAATTTACAGAGATAACCCAGAGCTAAGGGGACGTAAATTTGTTCACGTAGACTTTACTGTTCGCGAGAACAACTTGGCTCAGATCGAAAACGTAATCATCAAAGGGAATAAAAAAACTCAGGACAAAGTAATTCGTAGGGAGTTACTTTTCAAACCTGGGGATTTATTCGATTCAAGTTTAGTAAACCGTTCCAGGGAAAGGATCTTCAACCTTGGTTACTTCAAAGAAGTAAACTTTAATATGAGACCCGGATCAGATGATACTAAGATGAACCTGGTCATCGAAGTATTGGAACAACCTACCGGAACAGTTTCCATGGGTGGTGGTTACGGAACTATCACTGGATTTACTATCTTTACGGAAATTGGGGAGAATAACCTAAACGGAACTGGACAAAAAGTTTCTGGTCGTTTGGAGTTTGGACCTTATCGAAGATCATTCCAGATCTCTTGGACTGAGCCTTGGATGTATGATACTCCTTGGTCTCTATCACTTTCCTTGTTCTATTTTTCTCGAACCATATTCTTAGGTTCTACTTCTACGATCTCTATTTCGGATAGTACAACTTCTCCAACTGTAGAGAATGCAACCTATGATAATAATGGTTTGGGGGTCACCATGGGAGTGGCTCACAGGCTTGGAACAAACTGGACCCACTTTCATAGATATACTCCTGCATTTTATTCATATTCTAACCCGACTGCACTTGTGTCAGATGCGGTTTTGGCTAACGTAAGAAGAGGATGGCAGTTCCGTTCACAGGTAACGAATGGTCTTGCTTATGATATCCGAGATAACGTATTTGCTCCTACTCGTGGTTACGATCTTCTCTTCCAAGTAGATAACGTAGGACAATATTTGGGCGGGTCTTCTCACTTCGACCAATATAGGATCTTAGCGGAATATTATCATACATGGTTTGATTTTACTTTCGGTGGTTTGATCCGGAACAATGCTCTTCGTAGATGGAGAGTGGTCCAAGAGTTCAGGACTTCTGATACTTTTATTTTCCAAAGGTCTCCTGCAGGAGGATCTCATAACCAAGATCCTGTCCAGGATCCTTATATCCGTCCTCAGGATTTACTCATCATTGGTGGTTACGAATCCTTGAGAGGTTGGTATTATAACGACCAAAAGTATCCTGTAGAGTGGAGAGATGGCGCCCAACATCGTCTACTTTTTGATACAGAGATCCGTATTCCTATAGAACCAAGCTTACTCTGGCTTGTGGTGTTCTTGGATGGTGGAGCACTTTACGAACAGGTGAATCGCGCGACAGGAACTAAAAAAGATTATTTCGAATCTTACGATAAGAATAAGGAAGATCAGATTGCTGCAAACCCGATCGGTTGGTACATCCAAAACAATTTCAATTTGCAGAATGGACGTAAGGCTGACGTAACCTACGATGAATTGAATAACCCAGGAAGATTGATCTTATCGTCAGATAACGTTGCAATGGATAGAATGAGATATTCTTGGGGTGTGGGTTTAAGGGTACAGATCCCAGTTCTTCCTTTACGTATTTACTTCGCTCAAAAATTAAAACCTACCGGAAATTTCTGGGCACCTTTCGAAAGATATGAATCGGATAATGCATTCCAGTTCGTATTCGGTATCGGTGATTACCGATTCTAAGGAGTTTTTGCTTTGTCAGTTGATCTAGTACAAGGCCTGAATGATCCTCAGAAAGCCGCAGTCGAAAGACTGGAAGGTCCTGTTTTAATATTAGCAGGTGCAGGTTCCGGAAAAACCAGAGTAATCACTCATAGGATCGCAAACCTGATCCTGAATAAAAGAACAGATTCTATTTGCGCTCTTACTTTTACTAATAAGGCCGCTGCAGAAATGTTAGAAAGAGTGGCTAAACTTGTACCTTCCATTCCTTGGAATGTGCAGATCAAAACATTTCACTCTTTATGTTTGTATATTTTAAGAAGGGAAACTTCTTATTTGGGGATGCCTTCCGGATTTACTGTTTATGATTCTGTATTACAGGAATCTTTAATTAAACAAGTGATCAAAGATCTGCATGAAGATCCTAAACAATACAAACCTTCTTCTTTGACCGGGATATTTTCTTCTTGGAAGGATGGACTTTCTGATTCAGATTCTTATATCCGAAAAGAGAATTTTTCCCATAGATCGCAGATGATATCAAACATCTATGAAGAATACGAAAAACGTAAAAAGAAAAACCAAGCTTTAGATTTCGGGGACCTGATCCAAAAGACTGTGGAATTATTCAGAAATAACCCCTCTGTTCTACAATCCTACCAAGATAGATGGAATTATATCATGGTGGATGAGTATCAGGATACAAACAAGGCACAATACACATTGGTGCGTCTACTTTCTGGAGACAGAGGGAATCTTTGTGTGGTCGGAGACGACGACCAGTCCATCTATTCTTGGAGAGGAGCAGATATTTCGAATATTCTAAATTTCGAAAGTGATTTTCCGAATGCTTATGTAGTAAAGCTTGAGGAAAACTATCGCTCAACTTCCAGGATTATTCGTGCAGCTTCCAAGGTGATCGCAAATAATAGCGGAAGAAAAGAGAAAGAATTATTTACAAATAATGAATTGGGAGAACCTATCTCTGTTTCCCAATTCGAGAATGAAACGGAAGAAGCTTACGATATAGTCAAAAAAATCAGAGCAGGATCTGCAAGAGGTGCGGACTACAAGGATTTTGCGATCTTCTACCGGACAAATGCTCAGTCCAGATACTTTGAAGAAGGACTTAGATCTTCCGGTATTCCGTATAAAATTTTTGGCGGATTCCGATTCTTTGATAGAGCAGAGATCAAGGACATGATCGCTTATCTAAACGTGGTAGCAAATCCTATGGATTCCAATTCTTTATTAAGAATTGTGAATACTCCTCCTAGAGGAATTGGCGAAGCAAGTATAGAGAAGATCAGGACATTCTCCTTAGATAAAGGGATTTCATTCTTAGAAGCAATTGGACATCCCGATCTTCCCTTAAAAAAAGCAAGTTTAGGAAAAGCTAAAGAACTTTATCATCTATTCGAAGATTTGATCGATAGAAAAGAAAAAGGTGAGCTACCTTCTAAAATCGCTTTGGAGATTGTGGGAAGATCCGGTTGGATCGATTATATGGAAAGAGATGCACATGATGAGGAAGCTGTCTCTAAAGTAGAGAACGTGAGAGAATTCGTGAATTCAATCGAAGAATACGAATCTCGTGAAGATTCTCCAAATTTAGAAGAATATCTGAACCAGATCAGCCTTCTTACCTCCGAAGAGGATTCTGCACAACTCACTGACTATGTTCATCTTATGACTGTCCATAACGCTAAAGGACTGGAATTCCCTACAGTGTTTCAGACAGGTTTGGAAGAAGGGACCTTTCCCCATTCCATGAGTTTGGAAGAACCGAATGGAAAGGAAGAAGAAAGAAGGCTTTTTTACGTAGCATTGACCCGTGCCAGAGTGAAATTATATCTCAGCTATTCCAGGACCTCTCGAAAATTTGGAAAAGTAGAGGACCGGATCCCGTCCAGTTTCCTTCCTGAAATTCCCGCTGAATGTTTCGGAGAAGAAGGTATCCTCGCCCAAAAAGGAGTTCGCAGGCCTTCCGGGCCTCCGTCGGCTTCTTCAGGAGCTTACAAAATCCCTGAAACTCCAAGGGAAAGGGAAGATTCTTCCAGACCTTTGGGAGAAGAGGCGGATATCCAAGAAGGAGATAAGGTCAAACATGCCCAATTTGGCCTCGGACTGGTAGTTTCTGTGCAGGGAACTGGTAAAAACCGAAAAGTAAAAATTAAGTTTGGGGGTCTGGAGAAGAACTTTTTCCTTGCCTATACCCCCTTAGAGAAATTATAACAAGGGGGAAAGTTCACCCCTTAAAATACCGATATTATTCACAAGAACATAGGAGAAACAATGAAACGGATCGTGATACTATCCTTGGCTATCTGCCTCGGGACCCCATTGTTTGCTGGAAAAGTCAGCGGTTTAGTAGAAGAATTTAATAAAGTAGAAGAATTTAATAAGAATCGAAAAGTTTCTGAATCCGCTAAAAAAGCGTTACTGGAAAAAAATCTTCTCTCCGCTTTAAAATACAGCCTTCATCGTAAATACTTGGATTATAAGGAATACACTAAGGATCTAAAGGCAGATTCTATTTCTTATGAGCCTCAAAAAGGAACTTTTGGAGTGTATGTAAAATATAAAACGTATATCGTATTTTACAGTTATCTAATGGATCCAGAAATTTATCTGCAAACTCCTATCAACGAGGTCTTCTACGTTCGTCCAGACAATTTGGACGAAGAGCCTCATAAGGAAGATAAACAACCTGCTCAGCCAGCAGGAAAATAATCTCTTTTCATGCGATTTCCGGAAGAAGCGGAATTAGTTTCTAAACTTGTTCTGGAAGCCGCAGATAGGATCTTTTCTATCTATGGAACAAATTTCCATGTGATGGAAAAATCCAAAGGTGATCCTCTCACCGAAGCTGACCTGCAAGCGAACGAGATCATAGCAGGCGGCATCCGCAAAATTTTAAAAGATAAAGTTTATTCCGAAGAAGATTCAGATTTTTCTCATTCTTCTCTACAAGGAGAAAGAGTTTGGATCTTAGACCCAATTGATGGCACTAGAGAATTTGTAGCTAAAAATCCAGAATTTGCAATAAGCCTTGGACTTCTGGAAGAAGGTAGGCCTGTTTTTGGGATCGTTATGAACCCAGCGACTGGAGAATTTTTTTGGGGATTAGAAGGTAAGGGAGCATATTATACAATCTTAAAATCTCCTTATATCGAAAATAAGATCGATTGGGAAAATACTTTTTATCTTCCAAAATTAGACTCTTCTGAACTTCCTAAAATTTTAGTCTCCATTTCTGAAACAAAGGCAGGGCTTTTCAAAAAGTTAAATTACGGAAATGATTTCATATTAGAGCCAAAAGGTTCCATTGCTTATAAACTCGCACTCGTTGCAGTTGGAAAATATCCTTTAACACTTTCTCTTAGGCCGAAAAATGATTGGGACGTAGCAGGTGGAATTGCAATACTCAGAGCTTCTTTAGGAAAAGATATAGAAATCCGTTCTGGTAAAGATTATCCATTCTTAACTTCTAAATTAGGTATAGGTTTACTTGCTGGAGAGTCAGAGCTTGTGACTCAGTTTTGGGAAAAGTTTAAAACTTCCCTCCAAGGTTCTGTTAGAGATCGTTGGTAAATCAATTTTAGAAAAGGCCATTCCTAGCTTGTCCAATCTAAACAGAAAAAAATACAAAATAGCCTTGGATGCAAGGCCACTATCCACACCAGTTTCAGGAGTTGGCAGGTTGATTGAATCTGTCCTCAAAGGTTTCGAAAAAGACCCTGATTTTGAATTTTATCTTTTTTCTCATAGGCCGATTCATGAGGGTTATGGCGATCTATTCAAAAATCCGAATATAAAACCTGTAATTGGAGAGGGCTTATTCTCTAAAAAAGGAGGGATTTATTTTGCATTATATCTTCCTTTCCAACTCAGAAAATATGAGATAGATTTGTTTTGGGGAACTCAACAGGTATTTCCATTATTCTTATCTAAGAGTATTCCTGGAGTTTTGACTTACCATGATTTTGTGGCGTACCGTTTTCCGGAAACAATGAGGCCCATTGCAAGATTCCAGCAGCTTTTTTACTTAAGAAGAAGTATCCAAAGAGCTGATTTTATATTAGCAAACTCTGAATTCACTTCTTCTGAGATCTTAAAGTATTCTTCCTTTCCTAAGGATAAGATAGATGTAATCTATCCGGGATATGATCCTAAAGAGATCCAAAAGATCAAAACTCCCCCTACAAAACGGATCTCTAAATTGCCTAAAAAATTTTTCTTAACAGTTTCTACATTAGAACCTCGTAAAAATTTCGGAACACTTCTAAAGGCTTATCAAGAATTCAGAAAAGAAAGATCGGATCTAATTTGGGTTCATGCTGGGAAGGAAGGTTGGGAATCTCCAGAGTTCTTGGAAAAATTCAAAACATCTTCCGCATCTGGTGAACTTTACTGGTTTGATTTTGTAAGTGAAGAAGAGTTAAAATATTTATATTCTCAGGCGAGTCTATTCGTGTTTCCTTCTATTTACGAAGGATTTGGGATCCCACTTTTGGAAGCCCTTGCTTATTCTCTTCCTTGTATCGTTTCCGATCTAGAGGTATTTAAAGAAATAGGTAAAAAATCCTGCATATATATTCCTCCAGAATCAGTGGAAGAATGGAAGAATGCGATCATTGGTTTTCAAAAGAAGAAGTTCAAATTTCCAAAGGTCGATCTGAAAAGATTTGAAAGGAAAAAATCTGCGGCACTCGTGAAAAAGATTTTCAGAGATTTAGTTTTTTCCAAAAAGTCCTAAAATTTTTTGGAAAAAAGATTTTGTCCCGACTTCTATCGTTCCTGAAAAAATAATATCAGTAGATGATTTCCAATGGATATGGATTCGATTTCTATCCAAGGCTTGGAAATAAATTTGTTCGGTTGGACTAACATTCCAAACGAATAGATCTTCTTTTCTTTCCCAAAAATTATCCGTCCAGTCAGTGCAGATCTTTTCTATAGTTTTGCTGGATCTTAATTGCAGTATAAATCCTTTTTTAGGATCTAAAAATGCGGAGAGGATGGGTGGTTTGGCAGAATCTTGTGGGGATCCTGAATCAAAATGGATACCTTCTCCTTTGAATCTTCTTCCTTCCAAATAATATTGGAATTCTGAAAATTGGAAAAAATAATTATAGATCCTGGTTTCTTCCAAGGCTGAAAACCTTGTACAAGTTTTTGACCTCCGCTCTTTAAAGCAAGGTGGAATTGGAAGTAAATGACTTGTAGCTTTGATTCTTATTTGTAATCTGGAAGTATGGTTTTTAGAAAAGCCTGGCCTGTTTTCCTCCTTCTTCTTTCTATTTTATTCTTAAACGATTGCAAATCGGACGAACAACCTCTGCTATACCAGGTGACACTTCAGGATTGGGATGGGAATTCCCACAAGTTTTCAGAAGACAAAGGCAAGTTAGTGGTCTTGGATTTCTGGGCAAGCTGGTGTGAACCTTGCAAAAAAGCTGTTCCTGTAGTGGAAAAACTGAGAGGAAAATTGAAAGATTCTCCTGCGGTCGTGTTAGGTGTGAATACAGAAGACGACCTAAGTTTGGAAGAAATC
Protein-coding regions in this window:
- a CDS encoding LIC11625 family surface-exposed protein translates to MKRIVILSLAICLGTPLFAGKVSGLVEEFNKVEEFNKNRKVSESAKKALLEKNLLSALKYSLHRKYLDYKEYTKDLKADSISYEPQKGTFGVYVKYKTYIVFYSYLMDPEIYLQTPINEVFYVRPDNLDEEPHKEDKQPAQPAGK
- a CDS encoding 3'(2'),5'-bisphosphate nucleotidase CysQ, whose protein sequence is MRFPEEAELVSKLVLEAADRIFSIYGTNFHVMEKSKGDPLTEADLQANEIIAGGIRKILKDKVYSEEDSDFSHSSLQGERVWILDPIDGTREFVAKNPEFAISLGLLEEGRPVFGIVMNPATGEFFWGLEGKGAYYTILKSPYIENKIDWENTFYLPKLDSSELPKILVSISETKAGLFKKLNYGNDFILEPKGSIAYKLALVAVGKYPLTLSLRPKNDWDVAGGIAILRASLGKDIEIRSGKDYPFLTSKLGIGLLAGESELVTQFWEKFKTSLQGSVRDRW
- a CDS encoding BamA/OMP85 family outer membrane protein, which gives rise to MKRKVSIYKSFAVIFVSGFFFYSGEISQLFSKKSDYFGKIVKEIKFNGNKNTSDSDISGLLELRTGKLLTKGIIDRDLKALFASGFFYFIDIKAEEMEGGVRVIFELRERPRVKDIEFIGADEVFPADLRDKMPLKDNEVITPQKVTKSRDIILQKYKDEGFFLAYVKVELGKPDPKTNLVKVRFIIDEGEEIPVAKINIYGNETIETSEILGLMELKEEGLFEGGNFKESSFEKDKEVIQAYLRSKGYLDSELIREGTNWEIHWENPEKKNRRVIIVNIKLYEGQVYYFNGYTVAHDMTTDGDGRPIFLNKENNPPETPKDKLKPLFTVPEIEKSLDYSSKDAGEIFDETVFSRDRATVNELYGSKGHIFAQVIPRRKIVSLDSESLEYYENCASRRTEVEKKSCEEEYKQLNIRKLREIYRDNPELRGRKFVHVDFTVRENNLAQIENVIIKGNKKTQDKVIRRELLFKPGDLFDSSLVNRSRERIFNLGYFKEVNFNMRPGSDDTKMNLVIEVLEQPTGTVSMGGGYGTITGFTIFTEIGENNLNGTGQKVSGRLEFGPYRRSFQISWTEPWMYDTPWSLSLSLFYFSRTIFLGSTSTISISDSTTSPTVENATYDNNGLGVTMGVAHRLGTNWTHFHRYTPAFYSYSNPTALVSDAVLANVRRGWQFRSQVTNGLAYDIRDNVFAPTRGYDLLFQVDNVGQYLGGSSHFDQYRILAEYYHTWFDFTFGGLIRNNALRRWRVVQEFRTSDTFIFQRSPAGGSHNQDPVQDPYIRPQDLLIIGGYESLRGWYYNDQKYPVEWRDGAQHRLLFDTEIRIPIEPSLLWLVVFLDGGALYEQVNRATGTKKDYFESYDKNKEDQIAANPIGWYIQNNFNLQNGRKADVTYDELNNPGRLILSSDNVAMDRMRYSWGVGLRVQIPVLPLRIYFAQKLKPTGNFWAPFERYESDNAFQFVFGIGDYRF
- a CDS encoding ATP-dependent helicase, which encodes MSVDLVQGLNDPQKAAVERLEGPVLILAGAGSGKTRVITHRIANLILNKRTDSICALTFTNKAAAEMLERVAKLVPSIPWNVQIKTFHSLCLYILRRETSYLGMPSGFTVYDSVLQESLIKQVIKDLHEDPKQYKPSSLTGIFSSWKDGLSDSDSYIRKENFSHRSQMISNIYEEYEKRKKKNQALDFGDLIQKTVELFRNNPSVLQSYQDRWNYIMVDEYQDTNKAQYTLVRLLSGDRGNLCVVGDDDQSIYSWRGADISNILNFESDFPNAYVVKLEENYRSTSRIIRAASKVIANNSGRKEKELFTNNELGEPISVSQFENETEEAYDIVKKIRAGSARGADYKDFAIFYRTNAQSRYFEEGLRSSGIPYKIFGGFRFFDRAEIKDMIAYLNVVANPMDSNSLLRIVNTPPRGIGEASIEKIRTFSLDKGISFLEAIGHPDLPLKKASLGKAKELYHLFEDLIDRKEKGELPSKIALEIVGRSGWIDYMERDAHDEEAVSKVENVREFVNSIEEYESREDSPNLEEYLNQISLLTSEEDSAQLTDYVHLMTVHNAKGLEFPTVFQTGLEEGTFPHSMSLEEPNGKEEERRLFYVALTRARVKLYLSYSRTSRKFGKVEDRIPSSFLPEIPAECFGEEGILAQKGVRRPSGPPSASSGAYKIPETPREREDSSRPLGEEADIQEGDKVKHAQFGLGLVVSVQGTGKNRKVKIKFGGLEKNFFLAYTPLEKL